One genomic segment of Gossypium arboreum isolate Shixiya-1 chromosome 3, ASM2569848v2, whole genome shotgun sequence includes these proteins:
- the LOC108460538 gene encoding uncharacterized protein LOC108460538 isoform X1 — protein sequence MEEEKEKRRWSVAYTKHIKQKRKVYHDGFLDLHISSNKLMLYDESDKLLECRMLRRDEVVSSAQTLTFAAYFVDVGLLQSPPYLNFSDARKKSNEVKPIDRSLSPSQKIIREFKKNELQKYVALQTGPTTTKASVTEWQVLYTTQVTQKAKKYHDGFLKLVNSAALQRQIMLYDGSKKLINSRFLNKDEVIQSGESITFDAHLVNIGEAEGNHPGLMDSDVHVSNYNAAGKTKMIHRVQNRLKTRKLFLKGKPQKIASSKVYSDPSFIIPISAETKSSQNISADKPLRDATQILSILRKPMIQVGIATQSIAKNVMNPVSSVKDPQNSYSTKNFIECSQLQEISIAHHGSSGKLDNTESNECIDIKIPPDIYSKGLDSVAKSSCSGNKSSKNTEVRNLHQVHSENLESYTKCCNEESVLGSWSRAAETCHERVGLMEDCTEVKNSREAGRCPSFDLGFD from the exons ATGGAAGAAGAGAAGGAGAAGAGGAGGTGGAGTGTTGCGTACACCAAGCACATCAAACAGAAGCGCAAAGTTTATCATGACGGTTTCTTAGATCTTCACATTTCATCCAACAAG TTGATGTTGTACGATGAGTCCGAcaagcttctagaatgcaggaTGTTGAGAAGAGATGAAGTCGTTAGCTCTGCCCAAACCCTCACTTTCGCTGCATATTTTGTTGACGTTGGCCTTCTCCAGTCTCCTCCTTATCTTAATTTTTCAGATGCCAGAAAAAAGAGCAATGAAGTCAAGCCAATTGATCGAAGTCTGAGCCCTTCACAAAAGATAATCAGAG AGTTCAAGAAGAATGAACTTCAAAAATATGTTGCTCTGCAAACTGGTCCAACTACAACGAAAGCTAGTGTCACAG AATGGCAGGTCTTGTATACTACACAAGTAACTCAAAAGGCCAAGAAGTACCATGATGGCTTCTTAAAACTCGTAAATTCTGCAGCGCTGCAGAGACAG ATTATGTTATATGATGGAAGCAAGAAACTAATAAATAGCAGATTCCTCAATAAAGATGAAGTAATACAATCTGGTGAATCAATAACGTTTGATGCTCATTTGGTAAATATTGGAGAAGCTGAAGGAAACCATCCAGGCCTCATGGACTCTGATGTCCATGTAAGCAATTATAATGCTGCTGGAAAAACAAAGATGATACACAGAGTGCAGAATCGTCTTAAAACCCGCAAATTGTTTTTGAAAG GGAAACCTCAAAAAATTGCTTCTTCAAAGGTATATTCAGATCCAAGTTTTATCATCCCAATTAGTGCTGAGACAAAATCAAGCCAGAATATATCTGCAGACAAGCCTTTACGTGATG CTACTCAAATCCTGTCCATCCTCCGGAAACCTATGATACAAGTGGGCATAGCCACACAATCTATTGCTAAGAACGTCATGAATCCAGTCAGCTCTGTGAAGGATCCTCAAAATTCATATTCAACTAAAAACTTTATTGAATGTAGCCAGCTACAAGAGATATCAATAGCACACCATGGATCAAGTGGGAAATTGGATAATACTGAATCAAATGAATGCATAGACATAAAAATACCCCCCGATATCTATTCTAAAG GGCTGGATTCAGTAGCCAAATCCAGTTGTAGTGGCAATAAATCCTCCAAGAACACTGAAGTCAGAAACTTGCATCAG GTTCACTCGGAAAATTTGGAGTCGTATACTAAATGCTGTAATGAAGAGTCAGTGCTTGGTAGCTGGAGTCGAGCTGCAGAAACTTGTCATGAGAGAGTTGGTCTAATGGAGGATTGTACAGAAGTCAAGAATTCAAGGGAAGCAGGTAGGTGCCCTAGTTTTGATCTTGGATTTGACTGA
- the LOC108460538 gene encoding uncharacterized protein LOC108460538 isoform X3, with translation MEEEKEKRRWSVAYTKHIKQKRKVYHDGFLDLHISSNKLMLYDESDKLLECRMLRRDEVVSSAQTLTFAAYFVDVGLLQSPPYLNFSDARKKSNEVKPIDRSLSPSQKIIREFKKNELQKYVALQTGPTTTKASVTEWQVLYTTQVTQKAKKYHDGFLKLVNSAALQRQIMLYDGSKKLINSRFLNKDEVIQSGESITFDAHLVNIGEAEGNHPGLMDSDVHVSNYNAAGKTKMIHRVQNRLKTRKLFLKGKPQKIASSKVYSDPSFIIPISAETKSSQNISADKPLRDATQILSILRKPMIQVGIATQSIAKNVMNPVSSVKDPQNSYSTKNFIECSQLQEISIAHHGSSGKLDNTESNECIDIKIPPDIYSKGSLGKFGVVY, from the exons ATGGAAGAAGAGAAGGAGAAGAGGAGGTGGAGTGTTGCGTACACCAAGCACATCAAACAGAAGCGCAAAGTTTATCATGACGGTTTCTTAGATCTTCACATTTCATCCAACAAG TTGATGTTGTACGATGAGTCCGAcaagcttctagaatgcaggaTGTTGAGAAGAGATGAAGTCGTTAGCTCTGCCCAAACCCTCACTTTCGCTGCATATTTTGTTGACGTTGGCCTTCTCCAGTCTCCTCCTTATCTTAATTTTTCAGATGCCAGAAAAAAGAGCAATGAAGTCAAGCCAATTGATCGAAGTCTGAGCCCTTCACAAAAGATAATCAGAG AGTTCAAGAAGAATGAACTTCAAAAATATGTTGCTCTGCAAACTGGTCCAACTACAACGAAAGCTAGTGTCACAG AATGGCAGGTCTTGTATACTACACAAGTAACTCAAAAGGCCAAGAAGTACCATGATGGCTTCTTAAAACTCGTAAATTCTGCAGCGCTGCAGAGACAG ATTATGTTATATGATGGAAGCAAGAAACTAATAAATAGCAGATTCCTCAATAAAGATGAAGTAATACAATCTGGTGAATCAATAACGTTTGATGCTCATTTGGTAAATATTGGAGAAGCTGAAGGAAACCATCCAGGCCTCATGGACTCTGATGTCCATGTAAGCAATTATAATGCTGCTGGAAAAACAAAGATGATACACAGAGTGCAGAATCGTCTTAAAACCCGCAAATTGTTTTTGAAAG GGAAACCTCAAAAAATTGCTTCTTCAAAGGTATATTCAGATCCAAGTTTTATCATCCCAATTAGTGCTGAGACAAAATCAAGCCAGAATATATCTGCAGACAAGCCTTTACGTGATG CTACTCAAATCCTGTCCATCCTCCGGAAACCTATGATACAAGTGGGCATAGCCACACAATCTATTGCTAAGAACGTCATGAATCCAGTCAGCTCTGTGAAGGATCCTCAAAATTCATATTCAACTAAAAACTTTATTGAATGTAGCCAGCTACAAGAGATATCAATAGCACACCATGGATCAAGTGGGAAATTGGATAATACTGAATCAAATGAATGCATAGACATAAAAATACCCCCCGATATCTATTCTAAAG GTTCACTCGGAAAATTTGGAGTCGTATACTAA
- the LOC108460538 gene encoding uncharacterized protein LOC108460538 isoform X2: protein MLRRDEVVSSAQTLTFAAYFVDVGLLQSPPYLNFSDARKKSNEVKPIDRSLSPSQKIIREFKKNELQKYVALQTGPTTTKASVTEWQVLYTTQVTQKAKKYHDGFLKLVNSAALQRQIMLYDGSKKLINSRFLNKDEVIQSGESITFDAHLVNIGEAEGNHPGLMDSDVHVSNYNAAGKTKMIHRVQNRLKTRKLFLKGKPQKIASSKVYSDPSFIIPISAETKSSQNISADKPLRDATQILSILRKPMIQVGIATQSIAKNVMNPVSSVKDPQNSYSTKNFIECSQLQEISIAHHGSSGKLDNTESNECIDIKIPPDIYSKGLDSVAKSSCSGNKSSKNTEVRNLHQVHSENLESYTKCCNEESVLGSWSRAAETCHERVGLMEDCTEVKNSREAGRCPSFDLGFD, encoded by the exons aTGTTGAGAAGAGATGAAGTCGTTAGCTCTGCCCAAACCCTCACTTTCGCTGCATATTTTGTTGACGTTGGCCTTCTCCAGTCTCCTCCTTATCTTAATTTTTCAGATGCCAGAAAAAAGAGCAATGAAGTCAAGCCAATTGATCGAAGTCTGAGCCCTTCACAAAAGATAATCAGAG AGTTCAAGAAGAATGAACTTCAAAAATATGTTGCTCTGCAAACTGGTCCAACTACAACGAAAGCTAGTGTCACAG AATGGCAGGTCTTGTATACTACACAAGTAACTCAAAAGGCCAAGAAGTACCATGATGGCTTCTTAAAACTCGTAAATTCTGCAGCGCTGCAGAGACAG ATTATGTTATATGATGGAAGCAAGAAACTAATAAATAGCAGATTCCTCAATAAAGATGAAGTAATACAATCTGGTGAATCAATAACGTTTGATGCTCATTTGGTAAATATTGGAGAAGCTGAAGGAAACCATCCAGGCCTCATGGACTCTGATGTCCATGTAAGCAATTATAATGCTGCTGGAAAAACAAAGATGATACACAGAGTGCAGAATCGTCTTAAAACCCGCAAATTGTTTTTGAAAG GGAAACCTCAAAAAATTGCTTCTTCAAAGGTATATTCAGATCCAAGTTTTATCATCCCAATTAGTGCTGAGACAAAATCAAGCCAGAATATATCTGCAGACAAGCCTTTACGTGATG CTACTCAAATCCTGTCCATCCTCCGGAAACCTATGATACAAGTGGGCATAGCCACACAATCTATTGCTAAGAACGTCATGAATCCAGTCAGCTCTGTGAAGGATCCTCAAAATTCATATTCAACTAAAAACTTTATTGAATGTAGCCAGCTACAAGAGATATCAATAGCACACCATGGATCAAGTGGGAAATTGGATAATACTGAATCAAATGAATGCATAGACATAAAAATACCCCCCGATATCTATTCTAAAG GGCTGGATTCAGTAGCCAAATCCAGTTGTAGTGGCAATAAATCCTCCAAGAACACTGAAGTCAGAAACTTGCATCAG GTTCACTCGGAAAATTTGGAGTCGTATACTAAATGCTGTAATGAAGAGTCAGTGCTTGGTAGCTGGAGTCGAGCTGCAGAAACTTGTCATGAGAGAGTTGGTCTAATGGAGGATTGTACAGAAGTCAAGAATTCAAGGGAAGCAGGTAGGTGCCCTAGTTTTGATCTTGGATTTGACTGA